A stretch of the Agromyces larvae genome encodes the following:
- a CDS encoding TetR/AcrR family transcriptional regulator — MDDSTAAARTDAPADVAPTPAPTPAPAPAERRRRPRDRRRQIEAAAAVAFAQRGYHGVSMQEVAHAVGISAPALYRHFPNKYVLFSTSALALAHGLVEATDEAATGGHADPASARRELGDILAATISTTIDSRASGGIYRWEGRYLTDDDRARLHDDLRTLRHRVADPLAVLRPDASPELLDLASRAALSAIASITTHRTAAPTGAIRSLLADTARRSLTVDPAPADDAPPIDAEGPGVRPRRRKDLLVQAAISLFAERGYHEVTIEDIARAVDLTPSGVYRHFAGKSDLLRAACEQAAAVLAAAADDALAREHPADALATLSNAYLRFAVRDRELMDVYTAEVAALDPDDQRRLRTLQRNHVAEWVEVLRRVRPELSARDAKFLVHAGFNVVADLSVTLRREDPAEAIRRIRPFLNAALGA, encoded by the coding sequence ATGGACGACAGCACCGCGGCCGCGCGAACCGACGCACCGGCCGATGTCGCCCCGACCCCCGCCCCGACCCCCGCCCCGGCGCCGGCCGAGCGACGACGCCGGCCCCGCGACCGCCGGCGGCAGATCGAAGCCGCGGCCGCGGTCGCCTTCGCCCAGCGCGGGTACCACGGCGTGAGCATGCAGGAGGTCGCGCACGCCGTCGGCATCTCGGCGCCCGCGCTCTACCGGCACTTCCCGAACAAGTACGTGCTGTTCTCGACCTCGGCCCTGGCCCTCGCGCACGGGCTCGTCGAGGCCACCGACGAAGCCGCGACCGGGGGTCACGCCGACCCGGCCTCCGCTCGGCGCGAACTCGGCGACATCCTCGCGGCAACGATCAGCACCACCATCGACTCGCGGGCCTCGGGCGGGATCTACCGGTGGGAGGGCCGGTACCTGACCGACGACGACCGGGCACGACTGCACGACGACCTGCGCACCCTGCGGCACCGCGTCGCCGACCCGCTCGCGGTGCTGCGGCCCGACGCGAGCCCCGAACTGCTCGACCTCGCCTCGAGGGCGGCGCTCAGCGCGATCGCGTCCATCACCACCCACCGCACCGCCGCGCCGACCGGCGCGATCCGCTCGCTGCTCGCCGACACGGCCCGCCGGTCGCTCACGGTCGATCCTGCTCCGGCCGACGATGCGCCCCCCATCGACGCGGAGGGGCCCGGCGTGCGCCCGCGCCGCCGCAAGGATCTGCTCGTGCAGGCCGCGATCTCGCTGTTCGCCGAGCGCGGCTACCACGAGGTCACCATCGAGGACATCGCGCGCGCGGTCGACCTGACCCCGTCGGGGGTGTACCGCCACTTCGCCGGCAAGTCCGACCTGTTGCGCGCGGCCTGCGAACAGGCGGCGGCCGTGCTCGCCGCCGCCGCCGACGACGCACTCGCCAGGGAGCATCCGGCCGATGCCCTGGCGACCCTGTCCAACGCGTACCTGCGCTTCGCCGTACGCGACCGCGAGCTGATGGACGTCTACACCGCCGAGGTCGCCGCCCTCGACCCCGACGACCAGCGCCGCCTGCGCACGCTGCAACGCAACCACGTCGCCGAATGGGTCGAGGTGCTGCGGCGCGTGCGACCCGAGCTCTCGGCACGCGACGCGAAGTTCCTCGTGCACGCGGGCTTCAACGTGGTCGCCGACCTCAGCGTGACGCTGCGGCGCGAAGATCCCGCCGAGGCGATCCGTCGCATCCGACCGTTCCTGAACGCCGCGCTCGGAGCGTGA